In Arachis stenosperma cultivar V10309 chromosome 1, arast.V10309.gnm1.PFL2, whole genome shotgun sequence, one DNA window encodes the following:
- the LOC130944636 gene encoding oleosin H2-like produces the protein MADIQQYYQQDHQDVSATKERSSSHILALATLLPFGASLLFLAGVTLLATLIGVALATPLFIIFSPILIPAALVIAFSVSGFLTSGAFGVTSVSSFAWMASYLRRSRLQESLLHAKDRAQQIMSNMAQRAKEAGDTVVSKAQDTAQQAHDAPTDTDSTVSVTPSESQTSDTHSGSGSRGGGGTQTKDTASTTETKDEGGGGGKSKDRKKTSS, from the coding sequence ATGGCTGACATTCAACAGTACTACCAGCAAGACCACCAAGATGTCTCAGCCACCAAGGAACGCtcttcttcccacatccttGCCCTCGCCACCCTCCTTCCTTTCGGTGCCTCACTCCTCTTCCTCGCCGGAGTCACTCTCCTCGCCACCCTCATCGGCGTCGCCCTCGCAACCCCCCTCTTTATAATCTTCAGCCCAATCTTGATCCCCGCAGCTCTCGTCATCGCCTTCTCCGTCTCGGGATTCTTGACATCGGGTGCCTTCGGCGTAACCTCAGTCTCTTCGTTCGCGTGGATGGCCAGTTATCTCCGCCGATCTCGCCTTCAAGAAAGTCTGCTGCATGCCAAGGACCGGGCTCAGCAGATTATGTCCAACATGGCCCAACGAGCCAAAGAGGCTGGTGACACTGTCGTTAGTAAGGCCCAAGACACGGCCCAACAAGCCCACGATGCACCGACTGACACCGACAGTACCGTATCCGTGACCCCGTCTGAGTCCCAGACGAGTGATACACATAGTGGGAGTGGGAGTCGGGGTGGGGGTGGGACCCAAACGAAAGACACCGCCTCTACCACCGAGACTAAGGATGAGGGAGGAGGAGGGGGAAAGAGCAAAGATCGAAAGAAAACATCGTCCTGA